The following proteins are co-located in the Peromyscus eremicus chromosome 13, PerEre_H2_v1, whole genome shotgun sequence genome:
- the LOC131923485 gene encoding olfactory receptor 6B2-like yields the protein MRGENITKVSTFILLGFPTAPELQFLLFLLFLLAYLFVLVENLAIILTVWSSTSLHRPMYYFLGSLSFLEIWYVSDIIPKMLDGFLLQRKCISFAGCMTQLYFFSSLVCTECVLLASMAYDRYVAICHPLRYQVIMTTGLCVQLVVFSFASGFTISMIKVYFISSATFCGSNVLNHFFCDISPILKLACTDFSTAELVDFILAFIILVFPLLATILSYGHITLAVLQIPSATGRWRAFSTCASHLTVVTFFYMAMIFMYVRPQAIDSRSSNKLISAVYTVLTPMMNPLIYCLRNTEFKDALRRTLRVGNTPQ from the coding sequence ATGAGAGGGGAGAACATCACCAAGGTGAGCACGTTCATCCTGCTGGGCTTCCCCACAGCCCCTGAGCTGCagttcctgctcttcctcctcttcctgctcgcCTACCTCTTTGTGCTGGTGGAGAACCTGGCCATCATCCTCACTGTCTGGAGCAGCACCTCTCTCCACAGGCCCATGTACTACTTCCTAGGCTCCTTGTCTTTCCTAGAGATCTGGTATGTGTCAGACATCATCCCCAAGATGCTGGACGGCTTCCTCCTTCAGAGGAAATGCATCTCTTTCGCTGGTTGCATGACTCAGCTCTATTTCTTCAGCTCCCTGGTGTGCACAGAGTGTGTACTTCTGGCTTctatggcctatgaccgctatgtggccatctgccatCCCCTGCGCTACCAAGTCATCATGACCACGGGGCTGTGTGTCCAGCTCGTGGTCTTCTCTTTTGCTAGTGGCTTCACCATCTCTATGATCAAGGTCTACTTTATCTCCAGTGCCACCTTCTGTGGCTCCAATGTCTTGAACCACTTCTTCTGTGACATCTCCCCCATCCTCAAGCTGGCCTGCACTGACTTCTCTACTGCAGAGCTGGTGGACTTCATCCTGGCCTTCATCATTCTGGTGTTCCCTCTCCTGGCCACCATTCTGTCCTATGGACACATCACCCTGGCTGTGCTTCAGATCCCTTCAGCCACAGGACGGTGGAGGGCCTTCTCCACCTGTGCCTCCCACCTCACTGTGGTCACCTTCTTCTACATGGCCATGATCTTCATGTATGTGCGGCCCCAGGCCATCGATTCCCGGAGCTCCAACAAGCTCATTTCTGCTGTGTACACTGTCCTCACACCCATGATGAATCCTCTGATTTACTGCCTGAGGAACACTGAATTTAAGGATGCTCTGAGAAGGACCCTGAGAGTGGGTAATACGCCTCAGTAG